One stretch of Spirochaeta lutea DNA includes these proteins:
- a CDS encoding DUF2764 family protein, translating into MSQYYYLVSTLPALFLGGEPSLTPEHFLSQCSDWLSARDIAILRNTNLIPPAKWNETSTNALLLQWWEFEYLLRNELTAQRASNFGKSPEEFFRAAPGSEILRGFGHVADAVRSTIQDSNPLQAEVGLNELRWGFLDELSLSHFFDLEALQVYYLRLLIATRQSSFSVERGTESYKNHYDRVVEKLDETQNNPTEIRE; encoded by the coding sequence TTGAGTCAGTATTACTATCTAGTATCTACTCTCCCAGCATTATTTCTTGGGGGTGAGCCCTCACTGACACCGGAACATTTTCTTTCTCAATGTAGCGATTGGTTGTCTGCCCGGGATATCGCAATCCTCCGGAACACCAATCTAATTCCTCCGGCAAAATGGAATGAGACAAGTACTAATGCATTGCTATTACAGTGGTGGGAGTTTGAATATCTCCTTCGGAATGAATTAACCGCTCAGCGCGCCTCAAATTTTGGTAAATCACCGGAAGAATTCTTCAGAGCTGCCCCGGGTTCAGAAATCCTTCGTGGATTTGGGCACGTAGCTGATGCTGTAAGAAGTACCATTCAGGATTCAAACCCATTACAAGCTGAGGTTGGGCTCAATGAACTGCGCTGGGGATTTCTGGATGAACTTTCATTGAGCCACTTTTTTGACCTTGAAGCATTGCAGGTGTACTATTTGCGGTTACTTATTGCTACCAGGCAGAGCAGCTTTTCAGTGGAACGAGGAACCGAATCTTATAAAAATCACTATGACCGGGTTGTAGAAAAGCTGGATGAAACCCAGAACAACCCAACAGAAATAAGGGAGTAA
- a CDS encoding V-type ATP synthase subunit B, which yields MQKVYSRIESIAGNVITVTAAGVRYDDLALVSAAHGDSLAQVIRLKGDKVSLQVFNGARGISTGDEVRFLGHSMKVSFSDNLLGRIFDGSGRPRDNGPSIEENLIEIGGASVNPAKRVIPRNMIRTGIPMIDVFNTLVESQKLPIFSVSGEPYNQLLARIALQAEVDLIILAGIGLKYDDYLFFKESLEEGGALSRTIFFVHTASDPIVEALLVPDISLAVAEQFALQGKRVLVLMTDMTNFADAMKEIAITMEQVPSNRGYPGDLYSQLASRYEKAVDFEGAGSITILGVTTMPGDDVTHPIPDNTGYITEGQYYLKNGRIEPFGSLSRLKQMVNKDTRQDHRSIMDAMITLYASFKESLEKKSMGFRMTEWDEKLLRFGDQFESKMMDLSVNIPLEQALDLGWEILADCFEPNETGLRTDLTKDFWPKEKVSN from the coding sequence ATGCAGAAGGTATATAGCAGAATTGAGTCAATCGCGGGTAATGTTATTACAGTAACCGCTGCAGGTGTTCGGTACGATGATCTTGCTCTTGTTAGTGCAGCCCATGGCGATTCACTTGCCCAGGTTATCCGGTTAAAGGGAGATAAGGTGTCCCTTCAGGTCTTTAATGGGGCTAGGGGGATTTCAACGGGGGATGAAGTGCGATTCCTCGGACATTCCATGAAAGTTTCTTTTTCAGATAATCTTTTGGGAAGGATCTTTGACGGTTCCGGCCGTCCCAGAGATAACGGACCAAGTATTGAAGAAAACCTGATTGAGATAGGGGGTGCCTCTGTTAATCCGGCAAAACGTGTCATACCGAGAAACATGATTCGGACCGGGATACCCATGATCGATGTATTTAATACCCTTGTTGAGAGTCAGAAGCTACCCATTTTCTCCGTTTCTGGAGAACCCTATAATCAGCTCCTCGCACGAATCGCATTACAGGCCGAGGTTGATCTGATTATTCTTGCCGGTATCGGCCTAAAATACGATGATTACCTGTTTTTTAAGGAATCGCTGGAAGAGGGGGGCGCCCTATCTCGTACCATTTTCTTCGTACATACCGCTAGCGATCCCATCGTCGAAGCGCTCTTGGTCCCGGATATCAGCCTCGCTGTTGCGGAGCAGTTCGCCCTTCAAGGCAAGCGTGTTTTAGTTCTTATGACTGATATGACAAACTTTGCCGATGCAATGAAGGAAATCGCAATCACCATGGAACAGGTACCTTCGAATCGTGGATATCCAGGTGACCTTTACAGTCAGTTAGCCAGTAGGTATGAGAAGGCCGTAGACTTCGAAGGGGCCGGCTCTATTACCATTTTGGGTGTAACAACTATGCCTGGGGATGATGTAACCCATCCTATCCCGGATAATACCGGGTATATAACCGAGGGGCAGTACTATCTCAAGAACGGTAGAATCGAGCCCTTCGGTTCTCTTTCCCGGCTAAAGCAGATGGTTAACAAGGATACGAGACAAGACCATCGGTCAATTATGGATGCTATGATTACCCTGTATGCCTCGTTTAAGGAATCATTGGAAAAGAAGTCCATGGGATTCAGGATGACCGAATGGGATGAAAAGCTGCTGCGATTCGGCGATCAGTTTGAGTCAAAAATGATGGATCTCTCGGTGAATATTCCCCTGGAGCAAGCCCTGGATCTTGGGTGGGAAATCCTCGCAGATTGTTTTGAGCCCAATGAAACAGGGTTGAGAACCGACCTCACCAAGGATTTCTGGCCAAAGGAAAAGGTATCAAACTAG
- a CDS encoding V-type ATP synthase subunit A: MAVTTGTILGVNGNMVSVQVSGNVALNEVGYILLEDQRLKSEVIRITGDMVEMQVFEMTRGIGIGDRVEFSGELLAVELGPGLLSQIYDGLQNPLPELASQCGFFLQRGIYLNALDRTTKWEFTPAVSIGDVVSSADTLGTVPEGIFSHRIMVPFNFKGRFTVVSLASKGDYTVDTKIAELKDENGSIHEVTMMFEWPVKRAISNYEERLRPDEQMVTKVRIIDTFLPVALGGTYCIPGPFGAGKTVLQQVTSRNAEVDIVIVAACGERAGEVVETLKEFPELIDPRTGRTLMERTVIICNTSSMPVAAREASVYTAVTIAEYYRQMGLNILLLADSTSRWAQAMREMSGRLEEIPGEEAFPAYLESVIASFYERAGLVRLKDGSKGSVTIGGTVSPAGGNFEEPVTQATLKVVGAFHGLSRDRANARKYPSIHPLDSWSKYGGLIDPQLTQYARDVLFRGNEIDQMMKVVGEEGTGLDDYTVYQKSEFLDRVYLQQDSFDPVDASVGVERQRHVFNLIFDILAAQYNFASQREAREFFNKLRQNFLDYNGSEWKSDEFERLENEIKQMVAEKKNGIDPGAKKLMAVNA, translated from the coding sequence ATGGCAGTAACCACAGGAACAATTCTCGGAGTAAACGGAAATATGGTTTCTGTTCAGGTCTCCGGTAATGTCGCCCTAAACGAGGTCGGATACATCCTTTTAGAGGATCAGCGGCTGAAGTCTGAGGTAATCCGAATAACCGGTGATATGGTGGAAATGCAAGTATTCGAGATGACCCGAGGTATCGGAATTGGGGATCGTGTAGAGTTTTCCGGTGAATTGCTTGCTGTTGAGTTGGGTCCAGGATTGCTTAGTCAGATTTATGACGGATTACAGAATCCTCTCCCGGAGTTGGCGAGTCAGTGCGGTTTCTTTCTTCAAAGGGGCATTTATCTCAATGCTCTGGATAGGACAACCAAATGGGAGTTCACCCCTGCTGTTTCTATCGGGGATGTAGTCTCCAGCGCCGACACCCTCGGTACCGTACCTGAGGGTATTTTCTCCCATAGAATCATGGTGCCCTTCAATTTTAAGGGACGGTTTACCGTAGTTTCCCTAGCATCGAAGGGTGATTACACCGTTGATACAAAAATTGCAGAACTCAAAGATGAAAACGGCAGTATTCATGAAGTTACCATGATGTTCGAATGGCCTGTAAAGAGGGCTATTAGCAATTACGAGGAACGTTTGCGGCCCGATGAGCAGATGGTAACCAAGGTTCGTATTATTGATACTTTTCTCCCGGTAGCCTTAGGTGGTACATACTGCATTCCGGGGCCGTTTGGGGCAGGTAAGACCGTTTTACAGCAGGTGACTAGCCGTAACGCAGAAGTGGATATCGTTATCGTTGCCGCATGTGGGGAGCGGGCCGGCGAGGTGGTGGAGACTCTGAAGGAATTCCCCGAACTCATCGACCCCCGGACCGGAAGAACCCTCATGGAACGGACGGTAATCATCTGTAATACAAGCTCGATGCCCGTAGCGGCACGTGAGGCATCTGTCTACACCGCGGTCACCATCGCAGAATACTATCGACAGATGGGGTTAAACATCCTCCTTCTGGCAGATTCAACAAGTCGGTGGGCTCAGGCCATGCGGGAGATGTCGGGCAGGTTGGAAGAAATTCCCGGAGAAGAGGCGTTCCCCGCCTACCTGGAATCTGTTATTGCCAGCTTTTATGAACGAGCAGGGTTGGTTCGGCTGAAGGATGGCAGTAAGGGCTCGGTGACTATTGGTGGTACGGTAAGTCCTGCCGGAGGAAACTTCGAAGAGCCGGTAACCCAGGCTACTCTTAAGGTTGTGGGTGCCTTTCATGGTCTTTCCAGAGATCGGGCCAATGCCAGAAAATACCCTTCAATTCACCCCCTGGACAGTTGGAGTAAATACGGCGGTCTCATTGATCCCCAACTCACCCAATACGCCAGGGATGTACTATTCCGTGGAAATGAGATTGATCAGATGATGAAGGTTGTCGGGGAAGAGGGCACCGGCTTAGACGACTACACCGTTTACCAGAAGAGTGAGTTTTTGGATCGTGTGTATCTCCAACAGGACAGCTTCGACCCAGTGGATGCCTCGGTAGGCGTGGAGCGGCAGCGTCATGTCTTTAACCTTATTTTTGACATTCTGGCAGCCCAATACAATTTCGCCAGCCAACGTGAAGCACGGGAATTCTTCAATAAGTTACGACAAAATTTCTTAGATTATAACGGTTCAGAATGGAAGAGTGATGAATTCGAGCGTTTGGAAAATGAAATAAAACAAATGGTAGCTGAAAAAAAGAACGGAATTGATCCTGGGGCGAAGAAGCTCATGGCAGTTAACGCATAG